The following coding sequences are from one Microbacterium wangchenii window:
- a CDS encoding GIY-YIG nuclease family protein has protein sequence MRCLVDGCGEAVFPATPLPLCERHLAVAGEWDQRVHGVTDLLPSPCLVCRSRLGVRWPSGWLCAACEWRYGDVPDDDLPPPRVDVVYYLRYSDRVKIGTTANPRQRLAAIRHDDLLAFERGDRTLEQRRHGEFAADRFEGTEWFRLSEPLAAHIAVLAAGVGDPWMLWTRWRSEALARRG, from the coding sequence GTGCGATGCCTGGTGGACGGATGCGGGGAGGCGGTGTTCCCCGCGACGCCGCTGCCGCTGTGCGAGCGACACCTCGCCGTCGCCGGTGAATGGGACCAGCGCGTGCACGGCGTCACCGACCTGCTGCCCTCGCCGTGCCTGGTGTGCCGGTCGCGACTGGGGGTGCGGTGGCCGTCCGGCTGGCTGTGCGCCGCGTGCGAGTGGCGCTACGGCGACGTCCCCGACGACGACCTGCCGCCCCCGCGCGTGGACGTGGTGTACTACCTGCGGTACTCCGACCGCGTGAAGATCGGCACGACGGCGAACCCCCGTCAGCGCCTGGCCGCCATCCGACACGACGACCTGCTCGCCTTCGAGCGCGGCGACCGCACGCTCGAACAGCGCCGTCACGGCGAGTTCGCCGCCGACCGCTTCGAGGGTACGGAGTGGTTCCGCCTCTCCGAGCCTCTCGCCGCCCACATCGCGGTGCTGGCCGCCGGCGTCGGCGACCCCTGGATGCTGTGGACCCGCTGGCGCAGCGAGGCGCTCGCCCGCCGGGGCTGA
- the uvrC gene encoding excinuclease ABC subunit UvrC, whose translation MSQLPYRPKPGEIPTNPGVYRFRDADGRVLYVGKAKNLRARLSNYFAPLRSLHERTRRMVTTAASVEWTVVASDVDSLQLEYMWIKEFDPPFNVRYRDDKSYPFMAITLADEAPRVIVTRNRRIPGAKYFGPYPKVWAVHDTIDLMIKVFPIRTCSDASYRKAMQSGRPCFPGQIGRCGGPCSMKVTIEEHRAIVDDFVAFMAGGDQRFTKALTARMREASAAMDYEAAAGYRDKLQAIEAVLNKSALVLAPDTDADLFGIAEDELAAAVQHFVVRGGRVRGVRATTIEKEIDISGADLVDQVLQRTYGDAAAADIPKQVLVPTLPEDTAELEAWLRERRGTNVTIQVAQRGRKAELLKTATLNAQQALMLHKTRRTSDYVARSQALTDLQEALDLAEAPLRIECYDVSHLSGTNVVASMVVFEDGLPRKDQYRSFGVAETTDDTDSLYQVLTRRLAYLDRPEEPEAEPVTDPDAEVVTTRKRPRFAYRPQLLVVDGGKPQVEAAARALADAGHEEIALCGIAKRLEEVWLPGEEYPVILPRTSEALYLLQRLRDEAHRFAIRHQRTRRKRDITSVLSEVPGLGEARIKALLRHFGSVTALREASPEQIAELPGIGPKLAEAVHAHLAR comes from the coding sequence ATGTCGCAGCTTCCGTACCGCCCGAAGCCCGGCGAGATCCCCACCAATCCCGGCGTCTACCGGTTCCGCGATGCCGACGGGCGCGTGCTGTACGTCGGCAAGGCGAAGAACCTGCGGGCGCGCCTGTCGAACTACTTCGCACCGCTGCGTTCGCTGCACGAGCGGACGCGGCGCATGGTCACCACCGCCGCATCCGTGGAGTGGACGGTCGTGGCCAGCGACGTGGACTCCTTGCAGCTGGAGTACATGTGGATCAAGGAGTTCGATCCGCCGTTCAACGTGCGCTACCGAGACGACAAGTCGTACCCGTTCATGGCGATCACCCTCGCCGACGAGGCGCCGCGGGTGATCGTCACACGCAACCGGCGCATCCCCGGCGCCAAGTACTTCGGGCCCTACCCGAAGGTGTGGGCGGTGCACGACACGATCGACCTGATGATCAAGGTCTTCCCGATCCGCACGTGCAGCGACGCGTCGTACCGCAAGGCCATGCAGTCCGGGCGGCCGTGCTTCCCCGGGCAGATCGGACGCTGCGGCGGACCATGCTCGATGAAGGTCACGATCGAGGAGCACCGCGCGATCGTCGACGACTTCGTCGCCTTCATGGCCGGCGGCGACCAGCGTTTCACCAAGGCGCTGACCGCGCGGATGCGGGAGGCCTCGGCCGCGATGGACTACGAGGCGGCCGCGGGCTACCGCGACAAGCTGCAGGCCATCGAGGCGGTGCTCAACAAGAGCGCCCTCGTGCTCGCCCCCGACACCGACGCCGATCTGTTCGGCATCGCGGAGGACGAACTGGCTGCCGCCGTGCAGCACTTCGTCGTCCGCGGCGGCCGCGTCCGGGGTGTGCGGGCCACCACGATCGAGAAGGAGATCGACATCTCCGGAGCGGATCTGGTGGACCAGGTGCTCCAGCGCACCTACGGAGACGCCGCCGCCGCCGACATCCCCAAGCAGGTGCTCGTGCCGACCCTGCCCGAAGACACCGCCGAGCTGGAGGCGTGGCTGCGCGAGCGGCGCGGCACGAACGTCACGATCCAGGTGGCTCAGCGCGGGCGCAAGGCCGAGCTGCTGAAGACTGCGACCCTCAACGCGCAGCAGGCGCTCATGCTCCACAAGACGCGCCGCACGAGCGACTACGTCGCGCGGTCGCAGGCGCTGACCGATCTGCAGGAGGCACTCGACCTCGCCGAGGCGCCGCTGCGCATCGAGTGCTACGACGTGTCGCATCTGTCGGGTACGAACGTCGTGGCCTCGATGGTGGTCTTCGAAGACGGGCTGCCGCGCAAGGATCAGTACCGCTCGTTCGGGGTCGCCGAGACCACCGACGACACCGACTCGCTGTACCAGGTGCTCACGCGGCGCCTGGCCTACCTCGACCGGCCGGAGGAGCCGGAAGCGGAACCGGTGACCGATCCGGATGCGGAGGTCGTCACCACCCGCAAGCGCCCGCGCTTCGCCTACCGGCCGCAGCTGCTGGTGGTCGACGGCGGGAAGCCGCAGGTGGAGGCCGCCGCGCGGGCGCTGGCGGACGCCGGACACGAGGAGATCGCGTTGTGCGGGATCGCCAAGCGGCTCGAGGAGGTGTGGCTGCCGGGGGAGGAGTACCCGGTGATCCTGCCGCGCACGAGCGAGGCGCTGTACCTGCTGCAGCGGCTGCGGGACGAGGCGCACCGCTTCGCGATCCGGCATCAGCGCACGCGTCGCAAGCGCGACATCACCAGCGTGCTGTCGGAGGTGCCCGGCCTGGGGGAGGCGCGCATCAAGGCGCTGCTGCGGCATTTCGGGTCGGTCACGGCGCTGCGGGAGGCATCCCCCGAGCAGATCGCCGAGCTCCCCGGCATCGGCCCGAAGCTCGCGGAGGCGGTCCACGCCCATCTGGCTCGCTAG
- the uvrA gene encoding excinuclease ABC subunit UvrA — translation MPILPVALPGNTSGKLSVRGARVHNLKDVDLDIPRDSLVVFTGLSGSGKSSLAFDTIFAEGQRRYVESLSAYARQFLGQVDRPDVDFIEGLSPAVSIDQKSTNRNPRSTVGTITEIHDYMRLLWARIGVPHCPVCGAQIQRQTVQQIADQLLELPERTRFQIVAPVVSQKKGEFVDLFKELSAKGYARAVVDGELVQLAEPPTLKKSYKHDIAVVVDRLVAGPDILGRVTDSVETALSLAGGVMQVNFVDEEGDAAWQSFSEKLACPNGHPLQLTEIEPRTFSFNAPFGACPTCSGLGTRMSVDVDLMLGDPELSIREGVIIPWTTQGKGLFQYYERLLEGLARDLDFSLDTPWHRLPADVQDAVLRGENYKVTVKWKNRYGREMRYASGFEGVVPYIERQYLQAESDTQRQRWSEFLREVPCPVCDGDRLKPEVLAVLVHGHSIAEASRLSLSDAQAFFAQLELTDREAHIAAQVLREIRVRLEFLIEVGLNYLNLSRSAGSLSGGEAQRIRLATQIGSGLTGVLYVLDEPSIGLHQRDNRRLIDTLVKLRDLGNTLIVVEHDEETIHAADWIVDIGPRAGVDGGHVVHSGPLDALLAEEGSITGDYLAKRREIPTPKKRRRIDKKRQISVVGARENNLKNVTADFPLGVLTAVTGVSGSGKSSLVNDILYEVLATRLNGARRVPGKHTRVTGLDNLDKVVHVDQAPIGRTPRSNPATYTGVFDRIRTLFSETPEAKVRGYQPGRFSFNVKGGRCEACAGDGTIKIEMNFLPDVYVDCEVCHGKRYNRDTLAVHYKGKNIAEVLEMPIEEAAEFFEPIQAIHRYLKTLVDVGLGYVRLGQSATTLSGGEAQRVKLATELQRRSNGRSIYVLDEPTTGLHFEDVRRLLEVLNSLVDKGNTVLVIEHNLDVIKSADWIIDLGPEGGSGGGQIVATGTPEQVARAQGSHTGAFLAEVLGMREAREPELERKAG, via the coding sequence GTGCCCATCCTTCCTGTCGCCCTGCCCGGAAACACCAGTGGAAAGCTCAGCGTGCGGGGTGCGCGCGTCCACAATCTGAAGGACGTCGACCTCGACATCCCGCGCGATTCGCTCGTGGTCTTCACCGGCCTGTCCGGCTCCGGCAAGTCCAGCCTCGCGTTCGACACGATCTTCGCCGAGGGCCAGCGCCGCTACGTCGAGTCGCTCAGCGCGTACGCACGTCAGTTCCTCGGCCAGGTCGACCGGCCCGATGTGGACTTCATCGAGGGACTGAGCCCGGCCGTCTCGATCGACCAGAAGTCCACGAACCGCAACCCCCGATCCACGGTGGGCACGATCACCGAGATCCACGACTACATGCGTCTGCTGTGGGCGCGCATCGGCGTGCCGCACTGCCCCGTGTGCGGAGCGCAGATCCAGCGCCAGACCGTGCAGCAGATCGCCGACCAGCTTCTCGAACTGCCCGAGCGCACGCGCTTCCAGATCGTCGCGCCGGTGGTGAGCCAGAAGAAGGGCGAGTTCGTCGACCTCTTCAAGGAGCTCAGCGCCAAGGGCTACGCGCGCGCGGTCGTGGACGGCGAGCTCGTGCAGCTGGCCGAACCGCCGACCCTCAAGAAGAGCTACAAGCACGACATCGCCGTCGTCGTGGATCGCCTCGTCGCCGGCCCCGACATCCTCGGTCGCGTCACCGACTCCGTCGAGACCGCCCTGAGCCTTGCCGGCGGGGTCATGCAGGTCAACTTCGTCGACGAGGAGGGGGATGCCGCGTGGCAGTCCTTCTCCGAGAAGCTCGCGTGCCCCAACGGCCACCCGCTGCAGCTGACCGAGATCGAGCCGCGTACGTTCTCCTTCAACGCGCCCTTCGGGGCCTGCCCGACCTGCTCGGGACTCGGCACGCGCATGTCGGTGGACGTCGACCTCATGCTCGGCGACCCTGAGCTGTCGATCCGCGAGGGCGTCATCATCCCCTGGACGACGCAGGGCAAGGGCCTGTTCCAGTACTACGAGCGGCTGCTGGAGGGTCTCGCGCGCGACCTGGACTTCTCCCTCGACACCCCGTGGCACCGCCTGCCGGCCGACGTGCAGGACGCGGTGCTGCGCGGGGAGAACTACAAGGTCACCGTGAAGTGGAAGAACCGGTACGGCCGCGAGATGCGGTACGCGTCGGGATTCGAGGGCGTCGTGCCCTACATCGAGCGGCAGTACCTGCAGGCCGAGTCCGACACGCAGCGGCAGCGCTGGTCGGAGTTCCTCCGCGAGGTGCCGTGCCCCGTGTGCGACGGCGACCGCCTCAAGCCGGAGGTGCTCGCGGTGCTCGTGCACGGCCACTCGATCGCCGAGGCATCGCGCCTGAGCCTCTCCGACGCGCAGGCCTTCTTCGCCCAGCTCGAGCTCACCGACCGCGAGGCGCACATCGCCGCCCAGGTGCTGCGCGAGATCCGCGTGCGGCTGGAGTTCCTCATCGAGGTCGGGCTCAACTACCTCAACCTCAGCAGGTCGGCCGGATCGCTCTCCGGCGGCGAGGCGCAGCGCATCCGTCTCGCGACCCAGATCGGCTCCGGCCTCACCGGAGTGCTGTACGTGCTGGACGAGCCCTCGATCGGCCTGCACCAGCGCGACAACCGCCGCCTCATCGACACCCTCGTCAAGCTCCGCGACCTCGGCAACACGCTCATCGTCGTCGAGCACGACGAGGAGACCATCCACGCCGCCGACTGGATCGTCGACATCGGACCGCGCGCGGGCGTGGACGGCGGCCACGTCGTGCACTCCGGGCCCCTCGACGCGCTCCTGGCGGAGGAGGGGTCGATCACCGGCGACTACCTCGCCAAGCGCCGCGAGATCCCGACGCCGAAGAAGCGCCGGCGCATCGACAAGAAGCGGCAGATCTCCGTCGTCGGCGCGCGCGAGAACAACCTCAAGAACGTCACCGCCGACTTCCCCCTCGGAGTGCTGACCGCCGTCACCGGCGTCAGCGGCTCGGGCAAGTCGTCTCTCGTGAACGACATCCTGTACGAAGTGCTCGCCACGCGCCTGAACGGTGCGCGCCGCGTGCCCGGCAAGCACACGCGCGTGACGGGCCTGGACAACCTCGACAAGGTCGTGCACGTCGACCAGGCGCCCATCGGCCGGACGCCCCGGTCCAACCCCGCCACCTACACCGGCGTGTTCGACCGCATCCGCACGCTCTTCAGCGAGACGCCCGAGGCCAAGGTGCGCGGCTACCAGCCCGGACGGTTCAGCTTCAACGTCAAGGGCGGACGCTGCGAGGCGTGCGCGGGTGACGGCACGATCAAGATCGAGATGAACTTCCTCCCCGACGTCTACGTCGACTGCGAGGTGTGCCACGGCAAGCGGTACAACCGCGACACCCTCGCCGTGCACTACAAGGGCAAGAACATCGCCGAGGTGCTGGAGATGCCCATCGAGGAGGCGGCGGAGTTCTTCGAGCCGATCCAGGCGATCCACCGCTACCTCAAGACGCTCGTGGACGTCGGTCTCGGATACGTGCGACTCGGACAGTCGGCCACGACCCTCTCCGGCGGCGAGGCGCAGCGCGTGAAGCTCGCCACCGAGCTCCAGCGTCGCAGCAACGGCCGCTCGATCTACGTGCTCGACGAGCCCACCACGGGTCTGCACTTCGAAGACGTGCGCCGGCTCCTGGAGGTGCTCAACAGCCTCGTCGACAAGGGGAACACCGTCCTGGTCATCGAGCACAACCTCGACGTCATCAAGTCGGCGGACTGGATCATCGACCTCGGCCCCGAGGGCGGCTCCGGCGGCGGGCAGATCGTGGCGACCGGCACGCCGGAGCAGGTCGCGCGAGCACAGGGCAGCCACACCGGCGCGTTCCTGGCCGAGGTGCTGGGGATGCGCGAGGCACGCGAGCCGGAACTCGAGCGCAAGGCCGGCTGA
- the uvrB gene encoding excinuclease ABC subunit UvrB — MQATRSVRPFEVVSEYEPSGDQPQAIAELAARINAGETDVVLLGATGTGKSATTAWLVEQVQRPTLVLAHNKTLAAQLANEFRELMPNNAVEYFVSYYDYYQPEAYVPQTDTFIEKDSSINAEVERLRHSTTNSLLSRRDVIVVSTVSCIYGLGSPEEYLRAMVALQVGERYDRDTLIRKFIAMQYNRNDVDFSRGNFRVRGDTIEIIPVYEEFAIRIEMFGDEIEALYMLHPLTGDVLQRMEAIPIFPATHYAAGTDTVKRAIGTIEHELAERLKELESQGKLLEAQRLRMRTTFDLEMLQQLGFCSGIENYSRHLDGRGPGDPPHTLLDFFPDDFLMVIDESHVTVPQIGAMYEGDASRKRTLVEHGFRLPSAMDNRPLRWDEFKNRVGQTVYLSATPGRYEMGIADGVVEQIIRPTGLVDPQIIVKPSKGQIDDLLEQIRVRASRDERVLVTTLTKKMAEELTDFLGEHGVRVRYLHSDVDTLRRVELLTELRAGVYDVLVGINLLREGLDLPEVSLVAILDADKEGFLRSGTSLIQTIGRAARNVSGEVHMYADKITDSMAKAIEETDRRREKQIAYNTEHGIDPQPLRKKIADITDVLAREASDTKQLLSRRDAAASKNGKGKSPTPQLRRTGIAAEGADQLEATIADLSEQMLAAAAELKFELAGRLRDEVQDLKKELRAMERAGHA, encoded by the coding sequence ATGCAGGCCACCCGATCCGTCCGTCCGTTCGAGGTCGTCAGCGAATACGAGCCGTCCGGCGACCAGCCGCAGGCGATCGCCGAACTCGCCGCCCGCATCAACGCCGGCGAGACCGACGTCGTCCTGCTGGGCGCCACCGGCACCGGGAAGTCGGCCACCACGGCGTGGCTGGTCGAGCAGGTCCAGCGCCCCACGCTCGTGCTCGCGCACAACAAGACCCTGGCCGCGCAGTTGGCGAACGAGTTCCGCGAGCTCATGCCCAACAACGCCGTGGAGTACTTCGTCTCGTACTACGACTACTACCAACCCGAGGCGTACGTCCCGCAGACCGACACCTTCATCGAGAAGGACTCCTCGATCAACGCCGAGGTGGAGCGCCTGCGGCACTCCACCACCAACTCCCTCCTGAGCCGGCGCGACGTCATCGTGGTCTCCACCGTCTCGTGCATCTACGGCCTCGGGTCGCCCGAGGAGTACCTCCGCGCCATGGTCGCGCTGCAGGTGGGGGAGCGGTACGACCGCGACACCCTCATCCGCAAGTTCATCGCGATGCAGTACAACCGCAACGACGTCGACTTCTCCCGCGGCAACTTCCGCGTGCGCGGCGACACGATCGAGATCATCCCGGTGTACGAGGAGTTCGCCATCCGCATCGAGATGTTCGGTGACGAGATCGAGGCGCTCTACATGCTGCACCCCCTCACCGGAGACGTGCTGCAGCGGATGGAGGCCATCCCGATCTTCCCCGCGACGCACTATGCGGCGGGCACCGACACCGTCAAGCGAGCGATCGGCACGATCGAACACGAGCTGGCCGAGCGACTCAAGGAACTGGAATCGCAGGGGAAGCTCCTGGAAGCGCAGCGCCTGCGCATGCGGACCACCTTCGATCTCGAGATGCTGCAGCAGCTGGGCTTCTGCTCGGGTATCGAGAACTACTCCCGCCACCTCGACGGCCGCGGTCCCGGCGATCCGCCGCACACGCTGCTGGACTTCTTCCCCGACGACTTCCTCATGGTCATCGACGAGTCGCACGTCACGGTGCCCCAGATCGGGGCGATGTACGAGGGCGACGCCTCGCGCAAGCGCACGCTCGTCGAGCACGGCTTCCGGCTGCCCAGCGCGATGGACAACCGGCCGCTGAGGTGGGACGAGTTCAAGAACCGCGTGGGGCAGACGGTGTACCTCTCCGCCACACCGGGACGCTACGAGATGGGCATCGCCGACGGCGTCGTGGAGCAGATCATCCGTCCGACGGGCCTCGTCGACCCCCAGATCATCGTGAAGCCCTCGAAGGGACAGATCGACGACCTGCTCGAGCAGATCCGCGTGCGGGCGAGCCGCGACGAGCGCGTGCTGGTGACCACGCTGACGAAGAAGATGGCCGAAGAGCTCACCGACTTCCTCGGCGAGCACGGGGTGCGGGTGCGGTACCTCCACTCCGACGTCGACACGCTCCGCCGCGTCGAGCTCCTCACCGAGCTGCGTGCGGGTGTCTACGACGTCCTCGTCGGCATCAACCTCCTGCGCGAAGGCCTGGACCTGCCGGAGGTCTCGCTCGTCGCCATCCTCGATGCCGACAAGGAGGGGTTCCTGCGCAGCGGCACGTCGCTCATCCAGACCATCGGGCGCGCCGCGCGCAACGTGTCCGGCGAAGTGCACATGTACGCCGACAAGATCACCGACTCGATGGCCAAGGCCATCGAGGAGACTGATCGTCGCCGTGAGAAGCAGATCGCCTACAACACCGAGCACGGCATCGATCCGCAGCCGCTGCGGAAGAAGATCGCCGACATCACCGACGTGCTCGCCCGCGAGGCCAGCGACACCAAGCAGCTGCTCTCGCGTCGCGATGCGGCGGCGTCGAAGAACGGCAAGGGCAAGTCGCCCACGCCGCAGCTGCGCCGCACGGGCATCGCGGCGGAGGGCGCCGACCAGCTGGAGGCGACCATCGCCGATCTGAGCGAGCAGATGCTGGCCGCCGCGGCCGAACTGAAGTTCGAGCTGGCCGGGCGCCTGCGCGACGAGGTCCAGGACCTCAAGAAGGAGCTGCGCGCCATGGAGCGCGCCGGCCACGCCTGA
- the coaE gene encoding dephospho-CoA kinase — translation MPLIALTGGIASGKSTIAGRLAEHGAVIVDADQIVRDVQQPGSPVLEQIAASFGADLVRADGSLDRAALGARVFADPAQLAALNAIVHPAVRAESARRFAEAAADPHAVIVYDVPLLAEARASDPWDLVVVAHAPAEIRVQRLIRERGMSEADARARIAAQASDEDRLKLADVVIDTTGTLEDTRSRADALWERLSG, via the coding sequence ATGCCATTGATCGCATTGACCGGCGGCATCGCCTCGGGCAAGTCCACGATCGCGGGTCGTCTCGCCGAGCACGGGGCCGTGATCGTCGACGCCGACCAGATCGTCCGCGACGTCCAGCAGCCCGGGTCGCCCGTACTCGAGCAGATCGCCGCATCCTTCGGCGCCGATCTCGTGCGTGCCGACGGCAGCCTGGATCGTGCCGCCCTGGGCGCCAGGGTCTTCGCCGACCCCGCGCAGCTCGCCGCGCTCAACGCCATCGTGCACCCGGCGGTGCGGGCCGAGTCCGCCCGGCGGTTCGCGGAGGCCGCTGCCGATCCGCACGCGGTGATCGTGTACGACGTGCCGCTGCTGGCCGAGGCGCGCGCGAGCGATCCGTGGGACCTCGTCGTCGTCGCGCACGCCCCCGCCGAGATCCGGGTGCAGCGCCTCATCCGCGAACGCGGGATGAGTGAGGCCGACGCCCGCGCCCGCATCGCCGCCCAGGCCTCCGACGAGGACCGCCTCAAGCTCGCCGACGTCGTCATCGACACGACCGGAACACTCGAGGACACCCGGAGCCGGGCCGATGCGCTGTGGGAGCGGCTCTCGGGCTGA
- a CDS encoding MarR family winged helix-turn-helix transcriptional regulator, which produces MSADDLLALENQVCFALVTAARNVVSIYRPVLEPLGLTHPQYLVMLALWERSPRSLGELAAELAMDPATLSPLVKRLEAQGRVSRGRRAGDERVLEITLTDAGRELRAQALDVPQQVMAATGMTPDALAALRDGLAPFAGRRG; this is translated from the coding sequence ATGTCCGCCGACGATCTCCTCGCTCTGGAGAACCAGGTGTGCTTCGCGCTGGTCACCGCCGCACGCAACGTCGTGTCGATCTACCGTCCCGTCCTCGAGCCGCTCGGGCTGACGCATCCGCAGTACCTCGTGATGCTCGCGCTGTGGGAGCGTTCGCCGCGATCGCTGGGCGAGCTCGCCGCCGAGCTGGCGATGGACCCGGCGACGCTGTCGCCGCTGGTGAAGCGGCTCGAGGCGCAGGGTCGCGTGAGCCGCGGGCGACGGGCGGGGGATGAGCGCGTACTCGAGATCACCCTGACCGATGCCGGCCGCGAGCTCCGAGCGCAGGCGCTCGACGTGCCGCAGCAGGTCATGGCCGCCACCGGCATGACCCCCGACGCCCTCGCCGCCCTCCGCGACGGCCTCGCACCGTTCGCCGGCCGCCGCGGCTGA
- a CDS encoding response regulator transcription factor produces MPHARVAVVIEDDADIRSLICTVLTGSGFDVHTASAGVEGIELVRQLSPAVTTLDVSMPGIDGYETARRIRAFSDTRILMVTARADESDVRLGREAGADDYIAKPFRPRDLRAHVEEIVGRD; encoded by the coding sequence ATGCCCCACGCGCGTGTCGCGGTCGTCATCGAGGATGACGCGGATATCCGGTCCCTGATCTGCACCGTGCTGACAGGGTCCGGCTTCGACGTGCACACGGCCTCGGCGGGGGTGGAGGGCATCGAGCTCGTCCGGCAGCTCTCCCCCGCCGTCACGACGCTGGATGTCAGCATGCCCGGCATCGACGGCTACGAGACGGCCCGCCGCATCCGCGCCTTCAGCGACACGCGCATCCTCATGGTCACTGCGCGCGCCGACGAGAGCGACGTGCGGCTGGGCCGGGAGGCGGGCGCCGACGACTACATCGCCAAGCCGTTCCGCCCGCGCGACCTGCGCGCACACGTGGAGGAGATCGTCGGCCGCGACTGA
- a CDS encoding sensor histidine kinase produces the protein MALLSGGARRVRDEESTRDRTVLLNQFLLSGVTLVVTVVALLLGEVLRPASHIIGVAVIYLGAVAAVLIPWTRLPHWAAGILPIIDIVAIGFIRESAPTAGLGLLWAFPAMWIASVYGFIGVIASTAATTAMLIVLTALDPAARLTASLFLLPILIAALGVLVAIYTRRSHVQRELLEKQSAYLKRSVDRARRQEAVVTEVLDAVDFGVTRITRSGDLVLTNEAHARLQGSSTWSGEDIPAFAADGTTRLDADEAPLARARRGETFENELVWYGMPGEGRRALIVTARRLTDLDGSPAGAIVISRDVTNEEQALRAREDLVASVSHELRTPLTSIVGYLELALDAPELSPQTRRDLEVAERNAGRLLELVADILVVSASSRQGVRLLVHPERVDLSQILAAAVESIGPRAAERHITIDTSEVRPVSASVDPHRIRQVVDNLLSNAVKYNHDGGVVRAGLSSDDTDAWITVADEGPGISVDEQPHLFERFFRSDSVRNSTTHGSGLGLAISRDIVHAHNGEIFVHTRPGAGAAFTVRLPITFQEETR, from the coding sequence ATGGCCTTGCTGTCCGGCGGTGCGCGGCGGGTGCGCGATGAGGAGAGCACGCGCGACCGGACGGTGCTGCTCAATCAGTTCCTGCTGAGCGGGGTGACCCTCGTGGTCACGGTGGTGGCGCTGCTGCTGGGGGAAGTTCTCCGACCCGCCAGCCACATCATCGGCGTCGCCGTCATCTACCTGGGCGCCGTGGCGGCGGTGCTCATCCCATGGACGCGCCTGCCCCACTGGGCCGCCGGCATCCTGCCCATCATCGACATCGTCGCGATCGGGTTCATCCGCGAATCCGCGCCGACGGCCGGTCTCGGACTGCTGTGGGCGTTCCCCGCGATGTGGATCGCCTCCGTGTACGGCTTCATCGGCGTGATCGCCTCCACCGCCGCGACCACCGCGATGCTGATCGTGCTCACCGCCCTGGACCCGGCGGCCCGCCTGACCGCCTCGCTGTTCCTGCTCCCGATCCTGATCGCCGCGCTCGGAGTGCTCGTGGCCATCTACACGCGCCGCTCGCACGTGCAGCGGGAGCTGCTGGAGAAGCAGTCGGCCTACCTCAAGCGCTCCGTCGACCGGGCGCGCCGGCAGGAGGCGGTGGTGACGGAGGTGCTGGATGCGGTCGACTTCGGCGTCACGCGCATCACCCGCTCCGGCGACCTCGTCCTGACCAACGAGGCGCATGCGCGGCTGCAGGGCAGCTCCACCTGGAGCGGGGAGGACATCCCGGCGTTCGCGGCCGACGGCACCACGCGGCTGGACGCCGACGAGGCGCCCCTCGCCCGCGCGCGCCGCGGCGAGACGTTCGAGAACGAGCTCGTCTGGTACGGCATGCCGGGGGAGGGCCGCCGCGCCCTCATCGTCACCGCGCGGCGGCTCACCGACCTCGACGGCAGCCCGGCGGGGGCGATCGTGATCTCGCGCGACGTCACCAACGAGGAGCAGGCGCTGCGCGCGCGTGAAGACCTCGTCGCCTCGGTCTCCCACGAACTGCGCACGCCGCTGACCTCGATCGTGGGGTACCTCGAGCTGGCGCTGGACGCACCCGAGCTGTCGCCGCAGACCCGCCGCGACCTCGAAGTCGCCGAGCGCAACGCGGGCCGCCTGCTCGAACTGGTCGCCGACATCCTGGTGGTCTCGGCCTCGTCCCGCCAGGGCGTGCGGCTCCTGGTGCACCCCGAGCGCGTCGACCTGTCGCAGATCCTCGCGGCGGCGGTCGAATCGATCGGGCCCCGCGCGGCGGAGCGGCACATCACGATCGACACGTCCGAGGTGCGCCCCGTCTCCGCATCCGTGGACCCCCACCGCATCCGCCAGGTCGTGGACAACCTGCTCTCCAACGCGGTGAAGTACAACCACGACGGCGGCGTCGTCCGGGCAGGGCTCAGCAGCGACGACACGGATGCGTGGATCACCGTGGCCGATGAGGGTCCGGGCATCTCCGTCGACGAGCAGCCGCACCTGTTCGAGCGCTTCTTCCGCTCCGACTCGGTTCGCAACTCCACGACCCACGGATCCGGGCTCGGCCTGGCCATCAGCCGCGACATCGTGCACGCGCACAACGGCGAGATCTTCGTGCACACCCGGCCGGGCGCGGGCGCGGCGTTCACGGTGCGCCTGCCCATCACGTTCCAGGAGGAGACCCGATGA